CTGGTCTCGCCTCCGCCGTCTGTTCAAGCCGAGGTGACCCAGCCGGCGACGGAGGAGATGGTCGTCGAGCGCCCCGACCCCACGCCACCCGACCCAGAGCCCGAGCCTGAGGAGGACGTCGTGCCGGTGGAGGAGGAAGACGATCCGCCCCCCGACCCACCGGAGCCCGAGTCGACGCCGGTCGAAGAGCTGGCGGAAGAAGAGGAGACCACTGCCACTTCGCCGGAAGTCCCAAGCGAGGACGCCGAGGAGTCGGGTGAGGACATCAACGTGCGCATGGAAGGTCTGCGCCGAGACTATCCGGTGTACTACCGCGGCATCATCCGGCAGATCAACAACTGCTTTCGTCCGCCGCGTGACGGCCGCGACTGGGCGACCACCGTGTTTTTCTACATCGAGCGGGACGGGTCGGTCTCCGGTGTCGAGTTCGTGGCGCGTTCCGGTAGCTTCGACTTCGACTTCAGAGCGATGGGTGCCATCGAGTGCGCGGGCAACGGGCGCTTCGGGCCGCTGCCCGAAGACTTTCAGTGGGACCGACTTCCGGTTCAATTCGACTTCAAGCCAGGTGGCGAGCCGCTCGGGGTAGTTCCCCGGTACGGCCGCCCGAGCGAGGTGACGAGCCAGTGAGACTCATGAACGTGCGGGGAGGTGTGACCGGGGGCGCCGTGCTGTTGCTGGTGGGCGTGCTCACCTTAGGCGCTTCGGCGGCAAGCGCGCAGGAGCGGGAGTCCATTCCGGGCGTGAGCCTGGGCCTCGTCTACGAGAACGATACTCAGCCGGCGCTCGCGATCCAGCCGTTCACGGGGCGCTTCGGCGGTGCGGGGCTCTCTTCGCAGGTCGAAGCCATCATTGGGCGGGATCTGCGCAACTCCGACCGCTTCCAGGTCATGGACTCGCTGCCCGCCGGGCTCGTAGGCGACGTCGTCGACTACTCGCTGTGGGACCGTCTTGGGGCGGTTTGGCTGGTGACCGGTCAAGTCGAAGGCGCCGGGGAAGGCTACGTCTTGATCCTGGAGCTGCACGACGTCGTGTACCGTCGCACCGTCGAGCGGGGCCGCTTCCGGATCCCGGACCCGGCGGACGACGATTTCCGCATGGCGGTGCATCGGGCTTCCGACGAGGCGGTGCTCTGGGCGACGGGCGATCCAGGCATGGCGGCGAGCCGCATCGCCTTCACGATGACGGACAGCGACAACAACACCGACATTTATGTCATCGACGCAGACGGCGAGAATCTCCACCGGGTGACGAACTTCCGAGACATCACGTTGTCCCCGGCCTGGTCACCCGATGGCTCGAAGATCGCCTACGTGTCGTACAAGGTGACCGGCTTCCCTCGCATCTACGAGCGCAACCTGGCGACCGGCGAGGAGCGGATGCTGCCCGAGGTGCGGGGCGCAGGAGACTACATCACGCCGGCGTACAGCCCCGATGGCTCGACGCTGGCGTTTTCGGTCTTGGGCAGCGGTCGCAGCGGGATCTTCACGTACAACGTGGAGCGGGACTGCTGCCTCTCGTATCTCTCGGGTGGGCAGTGGTACGACATCTCGCCCACGTACTCGGCGGACGGCGATTGGTTAGCCTTCCAGACCGACCGTTTCGGGACCCGCATTCCCCAGATCATGGTGATGCCCTCTGGGGGCGGCGAGGCGGAAACGCTGTCCCCCTACGAGTACGGCGGCCGGGGCTACTACACGTCGCCCGACTGGTCCCCTGACGGGAATCTGGTGGCGTTCCACGGTGCGATCCGGCGCGGCACATACCACATCCTCGTTGCGGATATGGAGACCGACGGTAGGCGGCTGCGTCAACTCACATGGGAGGGGAACAACGAGGATCCGAGTTGGGCCCCGGACGCCCGGCATCTGGTATTTGCGGGTGAGCGGCGGTGGGGCTTCGGACTGTTCGTCGTGGACATCGCGACGGGTCGACTCCGGCCGATCCTGGCCGGGCGACGCATCGGGCTCCCGG
This Gemmatimonadota bacterium DNA region includes the following protein-coding sequences:
- a CDS encoding TonB C-terminal domain-containing protein, with amino-acid sequence MARRPDPFDKRSMAASFGVHASIVLVFWLSGLGRSEPMEFITYEIVLVSPPPSVQAEVTQPATEEMVVERPDPTPPDPEPEPEEDVVPVEEEDDPPPDPPEPESTPVEELAEEEETTATSPEVPSEDAEESGEDINVRMEGLRRDYPVYYRGIIRQINNCFRPPRDGRDWATTVFFYIERDGSVSGVEFVARSGSFDFDFRAMGAIECAGNGRFGPLPEDFQWDRLPVQFDFKPGGEPLGVVPRYGRPSEVTSQ
- a CDS encoding PD40 domain-containing protein gives rise to the protein MRLMNVRGGVTGGAVLLLVGVLTLGASAASAQERESIPGVSLGLVYENDTQPALAIQPFTGRFGGAGLSSQVEAIIGRDLRNSDRFQVMDSLPAGLVGDVVDYSLWDRLGAVWLVTGQVEGAGEGYVLILELHDVVYRRTVERGRFRIPDPADDDFRMAVHRASDEAVLWATGDPGMAASRIAFTMTDSDNNTDIYVIDADGENLHRVTNFRDITLSPAWSPDGSKIAYVSYKVTGFPRIYERNLATGEERMLPEVRGAGDYITPAYSPDGSTLAFSVLGSGRSGIFTYNVERDCCLSYLSGGQWYDISPTYSADGDWLAFQTDRFGTRIPQIMVMPSGGGEAETLSPYEYGGRGYYTSPDWSPDGNLVAFHGAIRRGTYHILVADMETDGRRLRQLTWEGNNEDPSWAPDARHLVFAGERRWGFGLFVVDIATGRLRPILAGRRIGLPDWSPALPPVG